In a single window of the Acetivibrio clariflavus DSM 19732 genome:
- a CDS encoding tyrosine-type recombinase/integrase, producing the protein MGDNKGLSDGNLYLDEFAAYLISIDRSDSTIKTYIEHIQAFAKWFEETNGISFNPSVVTEIDIRDMRSYMQGTRHLKETTINLRLASLKCYFSFLVSEKYIKHNPAQNLKKIKIQSPAAPKSIDEQTYRALRRHIYRCGNKAHIAMFEILTRCGVRNSELINIRLSDFEISERKGTLKVIGKQNKVRYIPLHKDVRDAINNWMEIRKNIKTEYDNLFISERKTPYTRSGIWKIFKKYCEQIGITDVTIHSFRHYFCRTLLKNGVDISVVAKLAGHSSGFVTAQVYTIPRQEELEAAIETLV; encoded by the coding sequence ATGGGAGATAATAAGGGATTAAGTGATGGTAATCTTTATCTTGATGAATTTGCTGCTTATTTAATAAGCATAGATAGGTCTGACTCTACAATTAAGACATATATTGAACACATACAAGCATTTGCGAAATGGTTTGAAGAAACCAATGGTATAAGTTTTAACCCTTCTGTGGTAACTGAAATTGATATCAGAGATATGCGCTCATATATGCAAGGAACAAGACATTTAAAGGAAACAACTATTAACCTTAGGCTGGCTAGTTTAAAATGTTACTTCTCTTTTTTAGTATCAGAAAAATATATTAAACACAATCCCGCACAGAATCTTAAAAAAATAAAGATACAATCGCCTGCTGCTCCCAAGTCTATAGATGAACAAACCTATCGTGCCTTACGCCGTCATATATATCGTTGTGGAAATAAGGCTCACATCGCTATGTTTGAAATTTTAACCAGATGTGGAGTTAGAAATTCTGAACTCATAAATATCCGTTTAAGCGACTTTGAAATCAGTGAACGAAAAGGGACATTAAAAGTCATAGGTAAACAAAATAAAGTACGCTATATACCTCTGCATAAGGATGTTCGGGATGCAATAAACAACTGGATGGAGATTAGAAAGAACATTAAAACAGAGTATGATAATCTGTTTATTTCTGAGCGCAAGACCCCTTACACTAGGTCAGGAATCTGGAAGATTTTTAAAAAATACTGTGAACAAATCGGGATTACTGATGTAACTATCCATTCCTTCAGACATTATTTTTGCCGAACTTTACTCAAAAATGGCGTTGATATTTCTGTAGTTGCCAAGTTAGCAGGTCACTCTTCAGGTTTTGTTACGGCTCAGGTATATACCATTCCAAGACAAGAAGAATTGGAGGCAGCAATAGAAACATTAGTTTAA
- a CDS encoding helix-turn-helix domain-containing protein, with product MSMELLFENRKLIGKNILNIIKDNGYTKSSFSRLTNISRPTLDKLIKGEVDSLATFKTHIQKILDSQDMDEEQLLNYVPKYNAKKEPVFALSDNAPENHALNPNAQEMFGILEDIVHMCELYYN from the coding sequence ATGAGCATGGAATTATTATTCGAAAATCGAAAACTAATCGGTAAAAATATATTAAATATCATTAAAGACAATGGATATACAAAGTCTTCCTTTTCAAGGCTTACTAATATTTCACGGCCTACTTTAGATAAACTAATCAAAGGAGAAGTCGACAGCCTCGCTACATTCAAAACCCATATTCAAAAGATTTTGGACAGCCAGGACATGGATGAAGAACAACTACTAAATTATGTTCCAAAGTACAATGCGAAAAAGGAACCTGTTTTTGCGCTGTCTGACAATGCTCCAGAGAATCATGCCCTGAACCCTAATGCTCAAGAGATGTTTGGTATTTTAGAGGATATAGTTCATATGTGCGAACTGTATTACAATTAA
- a CDS encoding ImmA/IrrE family metallo-endopeptidase produces the protein MSELITSNNLEQVIEKNNLIKDDILRLTNDFTVRFNKSRVTGQDKLSFSVLKEKHLIQIPIDDEYWGGAIITKGNIKIPVINTAQPRVYQYFVAWHEIYHLFYDLNLMDETHNIAVDMDLNERRADYFAAKMIFGNVYDYYYSLDDEDFIDRVIKCMDVYKAPYKAVLIELFEEAVTKYNDLDLKEKILEHFDNKPENLVQKFIDLELDAELVKPSFVVSLGGLEKKIQNAMKENPDVSHHKDNYQFLLTLKNKIKKGVEGLAK, from the coding sequence ATGTCGGAATTAATAACGAGTAATAATCTTGAGCAGGTTATTGAAAAAAATAACCTGATTAAAGATGATATATTAAGATTAACAAATGATTTTACAGTCAGATTTAATAAGTCGAGGGTAACGGGACAGGATAAACTGTCTTTTTCGGTATTAAAAGAGAAGCATTTAATCCAGATTCCCATTGATGATGAGTATTGGGGCGGGGCTATTATTACAAAGGGAAATATTAAAATACCAGTTATCAATACAGCCCAGCCCCGTGTCTATCAATATTTTGTGGCATGGCATGAAATATATCATTTGTTCTATGACCTCAATTTAATGGATGAGACCCATAATATTGCCGTTGATATGGATTTAAATGAAAGAAGAGCAGATTATTTTGCTGCAAAAATGATTTTTGGCAATGTGTACGACTACTACTATTCATTAGATGATGAAGATTTTATTGACAGAGTCATAAAATGCATGGATGTATATAAGGCACCATATAAGGCAGTACTGATAGAACTGTTCGAAGAAGCCGTTACAAAATATAATGATTTGGATTTAAAAGAAAAAATTCTTGAGCATTTTGATAATAAACCTGAGAACTTAGTGCAAAAATTTATAGATTTGGAATTGGATGCAGAGTTAGTAAAACCCTCATTTGTTGTAAGTTTGGGGGGATTAGAGAAAAAGATACAAAATGCTATGAAAGAAAACCCAGATGTCTCCCATCATAAAGATAATTATCAGTTTCTGCTCACGCTAAAGAATAAAATTAAAAAAGGAGTGGAGGGACTTGCCAAATGA
- a CDS encoding Hachiman antiphage defense system protein HamA, with protein sequence MKQFPDLHNWFDISEYYEHNQCRTITLLWKKDLKEDDIQRFVVEFAKLICRVRCNGELVLKDNGEDLCYKFQQVIDNKIELEKEEKEYLAQSIFFDGMISQSKYNKTKNYIESLDREAFNGYFGEVLFYIVREQCLEDEKIIIEPSCPKTYSKQPGLDYVEIRKSDYDYYFIIGEVKTTDDTIDDYPDRILDSLIERPVHLIHQTINAFKERTKYSAPEDLKNFINRMPIYFMNKNPTKHKRFAGVINYGRNSPPQKTVFKNFCTKCATHLYDSSECRKIKLIGIKGMKDIKERVLEVIWTNL encoded by the coding sequence ATGAAGCAATTTCCTGATTTACATAACTGGTTTGATATAAGTGAGTACTATGAGCATAATCAGTGCAGAACAATTACACTGCTTTGGAAAAAAGATTTGAAAGAAGATGACATACAGCGCTTTGTAGTTGAATTCGCTAAATTGATTTGTAGAGTACGGTGTAATGGGGAATTAGTATTAAAAGATAATGGTGAAGATTTATGTTATAAATTTCAGCAAGTAATTGATAATAAAATTGAATTAGAGAAAGAAGAAAAAGAGTACCTTGCTCAATCTATTTTTTTTGATGGAATGATAAGTCAATCTAAGTATAATAAAACAAAAAATTATATTGAATCTCTAGACCGAGAAGCGTTTAATGGGTATTTTGGTGAGGTATTGTTTTATATTGTAAGAGAACAATGTCTTGAAGATGAAAAAATAATAATTGAACCGAGTTGTCCTAAAACATATTCGAAGCAGCCAGGCTTAGATTATGTTGAAATTAGAAAAAGTGATTATGACTATTATTTTATTATTGGAGAAGTCAAAACCACTGATGATACAATTGATGATTATCCTGACAGAATTCTTGATTCATTAATAGAGAGACCTGTACATCTAATACATCAAACAATTAATGCTTTTAAAGAACGGACCAAATATAGTGCACCGGAAGATTTAAAGAATTTTATCAACAGAATGCCAATATACTTTATGAATAAGAATCCAACAAAACATAAAAGATTTGCAGGGGTTATTAATTATGGGAGGAACTCTCCTCCACAAAAAACTGTATTTAAAAACTTTTGCACTAAATGTGCAACTCATTTGTATGATAGCAGTGAGTGTAGAAAAATAAAATTAATTGGAATTAAAGGAATGAAAGATATTAAAGAAAGAGTGTTGGAAGTAATATGGACAAACTTATAG
- a CDS encoding DEAD/DEAH box helicase yields MDKLIDMNKLYLCLKDIIENKKEVERVREVIIDLHFYIQKFILDRKEVDNIDRTSMESISMYLLSLLTNVTSEEMKKYIQDFYIEGLNIAGLIFELLADVEFEGFEKKHQYLFYSSVSYSLADKEASAAVIGKRLKSIIENDKIPSLDIDVKKSWIYICLTLSREFKTIYKDRNQLDLSIKLSKNTIWDFLNRILILNACSFVDGFDNEIIFENMEELKNFLIQQDDIETLFYISLLSEVLHKMHSKSVWSILPREGFTNEYIKVLTKYDSRNVYELWKSQLDALRCNNKGFNYLSENIKRVLISMPTSAGKSFVAELAIVKALQLSEDKVCIYVTPTRALMSEIESNLFYRLRKVGYNVTSVLDTDENEYENDLLNHANVLVVTPEKLDLLLRRHKEFIERINLIIFDEFHKVADNSRGWLLETLITWFMIKQQQYGFKIILMSAIVSNSEEVNVWLENDEFKPVVSEWTPSRRVYGVLIPDTDRTKYIRISDKKRQKITPYRLIYKYLERRRAIEDVITDIIVEYKNSNRRWKKSNNKYDTKYDRCFKFIKTLNNGKVLVYFFTKIDLERFIEYSDKYLPLKNDVRINKLKEFLESRLGSEHPLVNSILYGVAYHHGDLPIEVRKEIEKAYKSDLIDVLACTTTLSDGVNLPIKNFVLGSFTSYEGEHKLSIADFKNIVGRAGRAYIDTEGKIFLIFHPEYYFNNDNKSYFRQLLFCESQETNVSSSMIEEFDKIYSIIDQLEEVIEISIQDVEKSLLDFIDRLQVFIFSLYEEHINYINSYDDLYELLMNSLFAKQADDKALDKFDKICIKYYDFIKELDKSIIEKFNRTGLSFRSNRILLEIIDEISKNESGFDFRLQTIITPEIFEKIIELKEISPKQYYYKVGNKKVNYNIDHYKAFMSWISGDSFLKIRDSIFYEDNNISNRTQTCVNYINDMFLYKLPWAFSSLYALAKDSLMFADFILKDLPAKIKYGVENLEAVKLCTLGIESRELANTLAVLYENESSKDPEWAIDKWILEKRFYELEKSIKGIDDISIRQIARVRTKLRNRTSFLRDTGKIICDVRGLQFYDYFNLYSNKSINKNTQLLLNHEPQNLYDEFAIEVKTLKGEKIGYVPAEYSEEIFEYIQGDHVLKVEIIRLTARTVEIIIKVSN; encoded by the coding sequence ATGGACAAACTTATAGATATGAATAAGTTATATCTTTGCTTAAAAGATATTATCGAGAATAAAAAAGAAGTAGAAAGGGTCAGGGAAGTTATTATTGACCTTCATTTTTACATACAAAAATTTATACTCGATAGAAAAGAAGTAGATAATATCGACCGAACTTCTATGGAAAGCATTTCAATGTATTTACTTTCCTTGTTAACTAATGTAACAAGTGAAGAAATGAAAAAATATATTCAAGACTTTTATATTGAAGGATTAAATATTGCTGGACTAATATTTGAGTTGCTTGCTGATGTAGAGTTTGAAGGCTTTGAAAAAAAGCATCAGTACTTATTTTATTCCTCAGTTTCATACAGTTTAGCAGATAAAGAAGCAAGTGCAGCGGTCATAGGTAAAAGGTTGAAGTCGATTATTGAAAATGACAAAATCCCCAGTTTGGATATTGATGTTAAAAAATCATGGATATATATTTGCCTTACTTTAAGTAGAGAATTTAAAACAATATATAAAGATAGAAATCAATTGGACTTATCAATTAAATTATCTAAAAATACTATATGGGATTTTTTGAATAGAATTTTAATCCTAAATGCTTGTTCATTTGTTGACGGATTTGATAATGAAATCATATTTGAAAATATGGAGGAACTAAAGAACTTTTTAATACAACAGGATGATATAGAGACCTTATTTTATATTTCATTATTGAGTGAAGTGTTACACAAAATGCACAGTAAAAGTGTGTGGTCAATACTTCCACGGGAAGGCTTTACAAATGAATATATAAAAGTCCTAACAAAGTATGATAGTAGAAATGTTTATGAATTATGGAAATCCCAGTTAGATGCTTTGAGGTGCAATAATAAAGGATTTAATTATCTAAGCGAAAATATAAAAAGAGTACTTATTTCTATGCCTACAAGTGCAGGAAAAAGTTTTGTCGCAGAATTAGCGATAGTGAAGGCGCTACAGTTATCGGAAGATAAGGTATGTATATATGTAACCCCAACACGGGCTCTTATGTCTGAGATTGAAAGTAACTTGTTCTATAGGTTAAGAAAAGTTGGATACAATGTTACATCAGTTCTTGACACTGATGAGAATGAATATGAGAATGATTTATTAAATCATGCTAATGTTCTTGTAGTAACACCTGAAAAACTAGATTTATTGTTACGGAGGCATAAAGAATTTATTGAAAGAATAAATTTGATTATTTTCGATGAGTTTCACAAAGTGGCTGATAACAGTAGGGGTTGGTTGTTAGAAACACTAATTACATGGTTCATGATTAAACAGCAACAATATGGTTTTAAAATTATTCTAATGTCGGCTATTGTTAGCAATAGTGAAGAAGTTAATGTTTGGCTCGAAAATGATGAGTTTAAACCTGTAGTATCGGAATGGACTCCAAGCAGGAGAGTTTATGGTGTATTAATTCCTGATACTGACCGTACTAAATATATAAGAATTAGTGATAAAAAAAGACAAAAAATAACTCCATATCGCCTTATTTATAAATATCTTGAAAGAAGAAGGGCTATAGAAGACGTAATTACAGATATAATAGTTGAATATAAAAATTCAAATAGACGGTGGAAAAAAAGCAATAATAAATATGATACAAAATACGACCGTTGTTTTAAGTTCATAAAAACATTGAATAACGGTAAAGTGTTGGTTTATTTTTTTACCAAAATAGACCTAGAGCGTTTTATTGAATATTCAGATAAATATCTGCCTTTAAAAAACGATGTGAGAATAAATAAACTAAAAGAATTTTTAGAGAGCCGACTAGGAAGTGAACACCCTCTGGTCAATAGCATATTATATGGAGTTGCCTATCATCATGGGGATTTACCTATTGAAGTAAGAAAAGAAATAGAAAAAGCATATAAGTCAGATTTAATAGATGTCTTAGCATGTACCACAACATTATCTGATGGGGTAAATTTACCAATCAAAAATTTTGTTTTAGGTTCTTTTACATCGTATGAAGGAGAACATAAATTATCCATTGCAGATTTTAAAAATATAGTTGGCAGGGCTGGAAGAGCCTATATTGATACTGAAGGAAAGATATTTTTGATTTTTCATCCAGAATACTATTTTAATAATGATAATAAAAGTTACTTCAGACAACTTTTATTTTGCGAATCTCAAGAAACTAATGTTTCAAGTTCGATGATTGAAGAATTTGATAAAATATACTCAATTATCGACCAGTTAGAGGAAGTAATAGAAATATCCATACAGGATGTGGAGAAATCCCTATTAGATTTTATTGATAGGTTACAGGTATTTATTTTTAGTTTATATGAAGAGCATATAAACTATATAAATAGTTATGATGATTTATATGAACTATTAATGAATTCACTATTTGCCAAACAAGCGGATGATAAAGCATTAGATAAGTTTGATAAAATATGTATTAAGTATTATGACTTTATTAAGGAATTAGATAAGAGCATTATAGAAAAATTTAATAGGACGGGACTTAGTTTTAGGTCTAATCGCATCTTGTTAGAAATTATTGACGAGATTTCAAAAAATGAAAGTGGATTCGATTTCCGGTTACAAACAATTATAACTCCAGAAATATTTGAAAAGATAATTGAATTAAAGGAAATTAGCCCTAAACAATATTATTATAAAGTAGGCAATAAAAAAGTTAATTATAATATCGACCATTATAAGGCTTTTATGAGTTGGATTAGTGGAGATAGTTTTCTCAAAATCCGGGACTCTATATTCTATGAAGACAATAATATCTCAAACAGAACCCAGACTTGTGTCAATTATATCAATGATATGTTTTTATATAAACTACCTTGGGCTTTTAGTTCTCTATATGCTTTAGCCAAAGATAGTTTAATGTTTGCTGATTTTATCTTAAAGGATTTACCCGCTAAAATAAAATATGGTGTGGAGAATTTGGAAGCAGTTAAATTATGTACATTAGGTATTGAATCCCGAGAATTGGCCAATACATTGGCAGTGCTATACGAGAACGAGTCATCCAAAGACCCTGAATGGGCTATAGATAAGTGGATTTTAGAAAAAAGATTTTACGAATTAGAAAAAAGCATAAAAGGAATAGATGATATTTCTATAAGGCAAATTGCAAGGGTTAGAACTAAATTGAGAAACAGAACTTCATTTTTAAGAGATACAGGTAAAATTATATGTGATGTAAGAGGATTACAGTTTTATGATTATTTCAATTTGTACAGTAATAAAAGTATAAATAAGAATACACAACTGTTATTAAATCATGAGCCTCAAAACTTATACGATGAATTCGCTATTGAAGTTAAAACTCTAAAGGGAGAAAAAATTGGCTATGTGCCTGCTGAATATTCAGAAGAAATATTTGAGTATATTCAAGGCGACCATGTTTTAAAGGTAGAGATTATTAGGTTAACAGCCAGAACAGTAGAAATAATAATAAAAGTTAGTAATTAA